One genomic region from Evansella sp. LMS18 encodes:
- the gatC gene encoding Asp-tRNA(Asn)/Glu-tRNA(Gln) amidotransferase subunit GatC produces MERITKERVKHIAHLSRLELSEDEVEKFAKQLDEIIDYAEQLNELDTERIVPTAHVLEVKNVIREDKARPSIAREDTFKNAPDHEDGQFKVPRIIE; encoded by the coding sequence ATGGAACGAATTACAAAAGAACGGGTGAAGCATATCGCACATTTATCGAGGCTGGAGCTGTCGGAAGACGAAGTGGAAAAGTTCGCAAAGCAGCTTGATGAGATAATTGACTATGCGGAGCAGCTGAATGAGCTTGATACAGAAAGGATAGTGCCGACTGCCCATGTGCTGGAAGTGAAGAATGTCATACGGGAAGATAAAGCAAGACCATCGATTGCACGGGAGGATACATTTAAAAATGCGCCGGATCATGAAGACGGCCAGTTTAAAGTACCTCGTATTATAGAGTAA
- the gatA gene encoding Asp-tRNA(Asn)/Glu-tRNA(Gln) amidotransferase subunit GatA, producing MSLFDHSIDELHQLLHKKEISVSDLTEESIQRVNEVGEKVGSFLHLSEEGARKKASELDDILSSDGIKGSLFGIPGGIKDNIMTKGMPTTCASKLLDGHDPVYDATVMNLLNKENFVNIGKLNMDEFAMGSSTENSGYKLTRNPWDTDRVPGGSSGGSAAAVASGEVLFSLGSDTGGSIREPAAFCGIVGMKPTYGRVSRYGLVAFASSLDQIGPMTRTVKDNALVLNAISGHDHFDSTSVNESVPDYSEGMTGDIKGLKVALPKEYITGGVHEEVREQILKAVKRFEELGAVVEEVSLPHSQYATAAYYVIASSEASANLARFDGVRYGQRVEGENLIEMYKKTRSEGFGDEVKRRIMLGTFALSSGFYDEYYKKAQKVRTLIKQDFEEIFLNYDVVIGPTSPTTAFKIGDQVDEPLTMYANDVLTIPVNLAGVPGISVPCGLGKDTGMPVGLQIIGNHFDEKTVYQAAYAFEQVTEFNKQKPEL from the coding sequence TTGAGTTTATTCGACCACAGTATTGATGAGCTTCATCAGCTGTTACATAAAAAAGAAATCTCTGTAAGCGACTTAACAGAAGAGTCTATACAGAGGGTGAATGAAGTGGGAGAAAAGGTAGGATCTTTCCTTCACCTTTCAGAAGAAGGGGCCAGAAAAAAAGCTTCTGAGCTGGACGACATTCTATCTTCCGATGGAATAAAGGGATCATTATTCGGGATTCCTGGCGGTATTAAAGATAACATTATGACAAAAGGTATGCCGACAACTTGCGCAAGTAAGCTCCTTGATGGACATGACCCTGTTTACGACGCAACGGTAATGAACCTTCTCAACAAGGAAAACTTCGTTAATATCGGTAAGCTGAACATGGACGAGTTTGCCATGGGTTCTTCCACAGAAAACTCAGGGTATAAACTGACGAGAAATCCATGGGACACGGATAGAGTACCGGGAGGCTCAAGTGGTGGGTCTGCTGCTGCGGTGGCATCTGGGGAAGTGTTGTTTTCCCTTGGATCCGATACTGGCGGATCAATCAGGGAACCTGCGGCATTCTGCGGAATAGTCGGCATGAAGCCTACGTACGGAAGGGTGTCCAGGTATGGGCTGGTTGCTTTCGCGTCCTCCCTGGATCAAATCGGACCAATGACAAGAACTGTGAAAGATAACGCCCTTGTATTAAATGCGATTTCCGGGCATGACCATTTTGATTCCACTAGTGTGAATGAGTCTGTTCCTGATTACTCAGAAGGGATGACAGGCGATATAAAAGGCCTTAAAGTGGCTCTTCCGAAAGAATATATTACAGGCGGAGTCCATGAGGAAGTACGGGAGCAAATTTTAAAGGCTGTGAAACGCTTTGAAGAATTAGGTGCCGTTGTGGAAGAGGTTTCCCTGCCTCATTCCCAGTATGCGACTGCTGCTTACTATGTGATTGCTTCTTCAGAAGCGTCCGCAAACCTTGCACGCTTTGACGGAGTGCGTTACGGCCAGCGTGTTGAGGGAGAAAACCTGATTGAAATGTATAAGAAAACGAGAAGTGAAGGGTTCGGAGATGAAGTGAAGCGCCGGATTATGCTTGGTACTTTCGCTTTAAGCTCCGGGTTCTATGATGAATACTATAAGAAAGCGCAAAAAGTGCGGACTTTAATTAAACAGGATTTCGAAGAGATCTTTTTAAATTATGATGTTGTAATAGGGCCTACCTCTCCGACAACTGCATTTAAAATTGGAGACCAGGTGGACGAGCCTTTAACGATGTATGCCAATGATGTCCTTACGATACCAGTTAACCTTGCCGGTGTACCAGGCATCAGTGTTCCGTGCGGCCTTGGCAAGGATACAGGTATGCCGGTAGGTTTACAGATTATCGGCAACCACTTCGACGAAAAGACTGTCTACCAGGCAGCTTACGCTTTTGAACAAGTGACAGAATTCAATAAACAGAAACCTGAGCTGTAA
- the gatB gene encoding Asp-tRNA(Asn)/Glu-tRNA(Gln) amidotransferase subunit GatB: MAYETIIGLEVHVELKTNSKIFCGCSTEFGAPPNTHTCPICLGHPGVLPVLNERAVEYAMKAAMALNCEIATVTEFDRKNYFYPDNPKAYQISQLDRPIGEHGWIDIEVEGKKKRIGITRLHLEEDAGKLTHIDGADYSLVDFNRAGTPLIEIVSEPDLRSPEEAYAYLEKMKAIMQYIEVSDVKMEEGSLRCDANVSIRPLGQKEFGTKTELKNLNSFAFVQKGLAYEEERQERELEAGGRILQETRRWDDQGKKTILMRIKEGSDDYRYFPDPDLVDLTIEEEWKEKVRAEIPELPDARKARYVKDLGLPEYDAVVLTQQKSLSDFFEACLQHEVPPKQASNWIMGEVSRYLNANNKEIQDVPLTSEGLVKLIQLIEKGTISSKIAKDVFAELIENGGDPEQIVKDKGLVQISDEGELRQMVNEVIDNNEQSVEDYKNGKGKAIGFLVGQVMKASKGKANPQLVNKIIVEEINKR, encoded by the coding sequence ATGGCCTATGAAACAATAATCGGACTTGAGGTTCACGTAGAATTAAAGACGAATTCAAAAATCTTCTGCGGCTGCTCCACAGAGTTCGGAGCTCCGCCTAACACACATACATGCCCTATCTGCCTTGGGCATCCAGGAGTCCTTCCCGTGTTAAATGAGCGGGCGGTAGAATATGCAATGAAGGCGGCTATGGCACTTAACTGCGAAATTGCAACCGTAACAGAGTTTGACAGGAAAAATTACTTTTATCCGGACAACCCGAAAGCATACCAGATCTCTCAGCTTGACAGGCCTATTGGGGAACATGGGTGGATAGATATTGAAGTCGAGGGAAAAAAGAAGAGGATTGGCATCACGCGTCTCCATTTAGAGGAAGATGCGGGAAAACTGACGCATATTGACGGAGCGGATTATTCCCTCGTCGATTTCAACCGTGCGGGAACACCGCTGATTGAAATTGTTTCCGAGCCTGATTTACGCTCTCCTGAAGAGGCATATGCGTACCTGGAAAAAATGAAAGCAATTATGCAGTATATCGAAGTTTCGGATGTGAAGATGGAGGAAGGCTCACTAAGATGTGATGCCAACGTTTCTATCAGGCCTCTCGGGCAGAAAGAATTTGGTACGAAAACGGAGCTGAAAAACCTGAATTCCTTTGCTTTCGTTCAGAAAGGCCTTGCCTATGAGGAAGAGAGGCAGGAAAGAGAACTGGAAGCAGGAGGAAGGATTCTTCAGGAAACCCGCCGATGGGATGACCAGGGGAAAAAGACGATTTTGATGCGTATAAAAGAAGGCTCCGACGATTACAGGTATTTCCCTGATCCGGATCTCGTTGACTTGACGATTGAAGAAGAGTGGAAGGAAAAGGTGAGAGCAGAAATCCCTGAGCTTCCTGATGCGAGAAAAGCACGCTATGTAAAAGACCTTGGCCTGCCTGAATATGATGCTGTTGTCTTAACACAGCAAAAGAGCCTCAGCGATTTCTTTGAGGCGTGCCTGCAGCATGAGGTGCCGCCGAAACAGGCTTCTAACTGGATCATGGGTGAAGTAAGCAGGTATCTTAACGCAAATAACAAGGAGATACAGGATGTTCCTTTGACCTCCGAAGGACTTGTTAAACTCATCCAGCTCATTGAGAAAGGCACGATTTCTTCCAAAATCGCCAAAGATGTCTTCGCAGAGCTGATTGAAAACGGGGGAGACCCTGAGCAGATTGTTAAAGATAAAGGTCTCGTTCAGATTTCTGATGAAGGGGAACTCCGTCAAATGGTGAACGAGGTTATCGACAACAATGAACAGTCCGTCGAGGATTACAAAAACGGAAAAGGCAAAGCAATCGGCTTCCTTGTTGGGCAGGTAATGAAAGCTTCAAAAGGTAAAGCGAACCCGCAGCTTGTAAATAAAATAATTGTTGAAGAAATTAATAAACGATAA
- a CDS encoding VOC family protein, producing the protein MNFMLDHIVHSVNRSPEECVSTMREAGLHAVSGGEHIKWGTHNSLFYLQSSYVEFLAVKDRQTAEKAENPLIHQLLYDLSAGEGISQICIRCDDIKAAERKLQERWKTKVFDGERKTSSGDWIRWKMLFAEEQPGQQLPVPFFIQWEEEDNKRFNKLKDQGILSEKHDSTNISRIFINVHAAEATAEKWGWLFGNPVNQYEGDSFWEGSGTAYSVNGGETQFIFMEPGSNEELQELLEKRGERPLAIQFHPSEFPAPAEYWGGKYY; encoded by the coding sequence ATGAATTTCATGCTAGATCATATAGTCCATTCAGTTAACCGTTCCCCTGAAGAATGTGTTTCCACAATGAGAGAAGCGGGCCTTCATGCAGTCAGCGGAGGAGAACACATAAAGTGGGGAACACATAACAGCCTGTTTTATCTTCAGTCAAGCTATGTTGAATTTCTCGCAGTGAAAGACAGGCAGACTGCAGAAAAAGCGGAAAACCCATTAATACACCAGCTGCTGTACGACTTATCTGCAGGAGAAGGCATCAGCCAGATCTGCATCCGTTGTGATGATATTAAAGCTGCGGAAAGGAAGCTTCAGGAGCGTTGGAAAACAAAGGTTTTTGATGGGGAAAGAAAAACCAGTTCAGGTGATTGGATTCGCTGGAAGATGCTCTTTGCAGAAGAGCAGCCTGGCCAACAGCTGCCTGTTCCATTTTTTATACAATGGGAGGAAGAGGATAATAAAAGGTTCAACAAGCTGAAAGACCAGGGAATACTCTCTGAAAAACATGACTCGACCAATATTAGCAGGATTTTTATTAACGTCCATGCTGCTGAAGCTACAGCAGAAAAATGGGGTTGGCTTTTCGGCAATCCGGTAAATCAGTATGAAGGGGACAGTTTCTGGGAAGGCAGCGGTACTGCATACTCGGTGAATGGGGGAGAAACACAATTTATTTTTATGGAACCAGGAAGTAACGAAGAGTTGCAGGAGCTTCTAGAAAAAAGAGGAGAACGCCCTCTAGCAATTCAGTTTCATCCATCTGAGTTCCCTGCTCCTGCTGAATATTGGGGAGGGAAATATTACTAA
- a CDS encoding amidohydrolase, whose product MKAYVHGTVLDGLGETFENGTVLVDDGKVVAAGQHIDVPSDAEVIDCSGYFVTPGLIDVHTHLGVYESGLGIEGHDANETSEPVTPYTRAIDGINPTEKGFEYARASGVTTAQVMPGSINVMGGQMVVLKTIGNIVDEMIERFPSGMKIAYGENPKQEYRDRNQPPNSRMGIVALVRQALMGAQDYLKMQEAGQVLERNLHMEHLLPVIKKEIPLRAHAHRADDIMTAIRVAKEFDVELTIEHCTEGHFIAEHLAEAGINVAVGPTLTTRSKVELSNKGHHTLPILEEHGVPFSLTTDHPIIGIDYLTTTAGAAVKCGLSEASALKAITSQAARHIGMDHKVGSLEKGKDADIVLWTGHPFHSYTSVVETIVNGRTVYLNINAPEVKGNDATL is encoded by the coding sequence ATGAAAGCGTACGTACATGGAACTGTACTTGACGGGCTTGGAGAAACATTCGAAAACGGTACAGTCCTTGTAGATGATGGCAAAGTTGTTGCTGCTGGACAGCATATTGATGTTCCCTCGGATGCTGAGGTCATTGATTGCAGCGGTTATTTTGTAACACCAGGACTTATTGATGTGCATACGCATTTAGGCGTGTATGAATCTGGACTTGGAATTGAAGGACATGATGCGAATGAGACCTCTGAACCGGTAACTCCGTACACAAGAGCTATTGATGGAATTAACCCTACGGAAAAAGGCTTTGAATACGCACGGGCAAGCGGAGTAACAACTGCCCAGGTGATGCCCGGCAGCATTAACGTCATGGGCGGACAGATGGTAGTGCTGAAGACAATAGGAAATATAGTGGATGAAATGATTGAACGCTTTCCTTCCGGCATGAAAATTGCGTATGGTGAAAACCCTAAACAGGAATATCGGGACAGGAATCAGCCACCTAATTCCAGGATGGGGATCGTTGCACTGGTCCGCCAGGCTCTCATGGGTGCTCAGGATTACCTTAAAATGCAAGAGGCCGGGCAGGTGCTCGAGAGAAACCTGCATATGGAGCACCTTCTCCCTGTAATAAAAAAAGAGATTCCTCTGCGCGCTCATGCGCACCGTGCCGATGACATCATGACTGCCATCCGGGTTGCTAAAGAGTTTGATGTAGAACTTACCATCGAGCATTGTACAGAAGGCCACTTCATCGCCGAGCACCTGGCAGAAGCGGGCATAAATGTGGCTGTCGGCCCTACACTGACAACACGGTCAAAAGTGGAACTGTCTAACAAGGGGCACCATACACTGCCAATCCTTGAAGAGCATGGAGTACCATTTTCTCTTACCACCGACCATCCGATCATTGGTATTGACTATTTAACAACGACTGCCGGCGCAGCTGTTAAATGCGGCCTGTCAGAAGCGAGCGCGCTGAAGGCGATAACAAGCCAGGCCGCCCGTCATATTGGAATGGACCATAAGGTTGGAAGCCTCGAAAAAGGAAAAGACGCCGACATTGTACTCTGGACCGGCCATCCATTCCACTCATATACCTCTGTCGTGGAGACAATTGTCAACGGAAGAACTGTGTATCTTAATATTAATGCTCCGGAAGTTAAGGGAAACGATGCGACGCTTTAA
- a CDS encoding dimethylarginine dimethylaminohydrolase family protein, producing MSLISKKNQKSYCKSEYDTLQRVILCQPEHMTIREVINDTQKHFKDEGIHLEKAMEQHKEFVKVLKKHGVDVVLLPADENYPEQVFTRDIGFTLGQTIFVAEMAADVRKGEEDFLKKWLEDEEISYYNLIGDKIEGGDVIIDGQTIYVGLSNRTNKAATEHLHTLLPEFEVISVPFTEKYLHLDCVFNVISPTEALIYPGVIDKEKEELLASRYNLIEVSEEEQFTLGTNVLSIGNKKILSLPVNKNVNKQLRDRGYEVIEVDITEIIKSGGSFRCCTMPVLREANK from the coding sequence ATGTCTTTAATCTCGAAAAAAAATCAAAAATCATATTGCAAAAGCGAGTACGATACTTTACAACGAGTGATATTATGCCAGCCTGAGCATATGACAATACGCGAAGTAATCAATGATACTCAGAAGCATTTTAAAGATGAAGGAATCCATTTAGAAAAGGCTATGGAGCAGCATAAAGAATTTGTTAAAGTACTTAAAAAGCATGGTGTGGACGTCGTTCTTCTCCCTGCTGATGAAAACTATCCTGAACAGGTTTTTACAAGGGATATCGGCTTTACACTGGGCCAGACGATTTTCGTCGCTGAAATGGCTGCTGACGTGAGGAAAGGGGAAGAGGATTTCTTAAAGAAATGGCTGGAAGATGAAGAAATATCCTATTACAATCTTATCGGCGACAAGATTGAAGGCGGAGATGTAATTATTGACGGACAAACAATTTATGTCGGCCTCAGTAACCGGACAAATAAAGCCGCTACAGAACATCTTCATACGCTGCTTCCTGAATTCGAAGTCATCAGCGTGCCATTCACTGAAAAATACTTACACCTGGATTGTGTTTTTAACGTTATCTCACCTACAGAAGCTCTGATTTACCCTGGGGTAATCGATAAAGAGAAAGAGGAATTACTCGCATCGAGGTATAATTTAATCGAAGTTTCAGAAGAGGAACAGTTTACATTAGGCACTAATGTTTTATCAATAGGAAATAAGAAAATCTTAAGCCTCCCTGTAAATAAAAACGTAAATAAGCAGTTAAGGGACAGGGGCTATGAAGTAATTGAAGTGGATATCACCGAGATTATTAAATCAGGCGGTTCCTTCCGCTGCTGTACAATGCCGGTATTAAGAGAAGCAAATAAATAA
- a CDS encoding diacylglycerol kinase: MKRARLIYNPTSGREQVRKQLPFILERLENAGYETSAHATTGKDCAKRAAEKACQNKFDLIIAAGGDGTINEVVNGMAEMEVRPRLGIIPAGTTNDFARALHIPREVNEACEVLCNGRIQSVDIGKVETQYFINIAGGGTLTELTYEVPSRLKTMMGQVAYYVKGFEKLPRIKPSNVTIEYDGKWFEGEIMLFLVSNTNSVGGFEKLAPKAYLNDGLFDLLILKKTNLADVVRLVSAAMRGEHIKDESVIYVQASRIKVHSEQEMQLNLDGEYGGVLPGEFVNLHNHIEMIVPDKDLACFQRLY, from the coding sequence ATGAAACGGGCCAGATTAATTTATAATCCAACTTCAGGGAGAGAACAGGTCAGGAAACAGCTGCCATTTATACTGGAACGCCTTGAGAATGCAGGCTATGAAACCTCCGCACATGCGACTACAGGCAAAGACTGCGCAAAACGGGCTGCAGAAAAAGCATGTCAAAATAAATTTGATTTGATTATTGCCGCAGGCGGGGACGGCACAATTAATGAAGTAGTGAACGGGATGGCTGAAATGGAAGTCAGACCCCGCCTCGGGATTATACCTGCAGGTACAACCAATGATTTTGCCAGAGCCCTTCACATACCAAGAGAGGTCAATGAGGCGTGTGAGGTGCTGTGTAACGGCAGGATTCAGTCGGTGGATATTGGAAAGGTAGAGACTCAGTATTTTATTAACATTGCCGGTGGGGGAACACTCACGGAATTGACGTATGAAGTTCCCAGCAGGCTTAAGACGATGATGGGACAGGTAGCTTACTATGTAAAAGGTTTTGAAAAGCTGCCGCGGATCAAACCGAGCAATGTGACGATTGAATATGATGGAAAGTGGTTTGAAGGGGAAATCATGCTTTTCCTTGTGTCCAATACGAACTCGGTTGGAGGGTTTGAAAAGCTTGCGCCAAAAGCGTATTTGAATGATGGGCTTTTTGATTTGCTTATCCTCAAGAAAACAAATCTTGCCGATGTGGTAAGGCTTGTTAGTGCAGCAATGCGCGGGGAGCATATCAAGGATGAAAGTGTTATTTACGTGCAGGCCAGCAGGATTAAGGTCCATTCCGAACAGGAAATGCAGTTGAATCTCGACGGGGAGTACGGAGGAGTACTTCCAGGAGAGTTTGTAAACCTTCATAATCATATAGAAATGATTGTGCCGGACAAGGACCTTGCTTGTTTCCAGCGGCTTTATTAA
- a CDS encoding DUF418 domain-containing protein, translating into MSGSINEMSPLDSSSRLNHIDSLRGFALFGILMVNMLAFQYGTIGFKFIYPGLTSPDQSAHVFIEWFFQGSFYPVFSILFGFGAVMIWDRAREKQRPFNLMFIRRLLLLMAIGFVHLYFIWDGDILLAYSITGLIFFFFIKRAAKTLLVWALLLAGFMALPGLFPGDDGAVPPGLKEFGASEQEILAEGSYADVLTHRFTSNPYESIDYGPGVAPEEQELIASAMSVINFITITVQTLFLFLLGGFIAKKRWLHRPQQNSGMLLKASVAGVTAGLILKGAMVFTDNASLDYLGYIIGGPILGVGYIALFTLVFVKVGAASIFRGLAYTGQMALTNYLLQSVVMTTIFYGYGFGLFASLGTLAGIMLAVAFFAVQMLLSKWWLGRFRFGPVEWLWRSGTYLRKQPIKK; encoded by the coding sequence TTGAGTGGCAGTATAAATGAGATGTCGCCGCTTGATTCATCAAGCAGATTGAACCACATTGACAGTCTGCGTGGTTTCGCATTATTTGGAATATTAATGGTCAATATGCTTGCGTTCCAATACGGGACAATCGGTTTTAAATTTATCTATCCAGGTCTAACATCACCTGACCAGTCAGCCCATGTATTCATTGAATGGTTTTTCCAGGGGAGTTTCTACCCCGTTTTTTCCATATTGTTTGGTTTTGGTGCCGTAATGATCTGGGACCGGGCCAGGGAAAAACAGCGTCCATTTAACCTCATGTTTATACGCCGCCTGCTGTTGCTTATGGCTATTGGTTTTGTTCATTTGTATTTTATCTGGGACGGAGATATCCTTTTAGCTTACAGTATAACGGGATTAATTTTTTTCTTTTTTATTAAAAGGGCTGCAAAAACATTGCTGGTATGGGCTCTTCTCTTAGCAGGCTTTATGGCGTTGCCAGGGCTGTTCCCAGGTGACGATGGGGCTGTTCCTCCAGGCCTTAAAGAGTTTGGAGCTTCCGAACAGGAAATACTTGCGGAGGGCAGTTATGCCGATGTGTTAACCCATCGTTTTACATCGAATCCTTATGAATCAATCGATTACGGGCCAGGAGTTGCCCCCGAGGAACAGGAGCTCATTGCTTCGGCCATGTCGGTTATTAATTTTATTACGATAACAGTACAGACTTTATTCCTGTTTTTGCTCGGAGGATTTATCGCGAAAAAAAGGTGGCTTCATCGCCCGCAACAAAACAGTGGAATGCTGCTGAAGGCTTCGGTCGCAGGTGTTACAGCAGGCCTTATCCTGAAAGGTGCCATGGTTTTTACTGATAATGCTTCTCTTGATTATCTTGGATATATTATCGGCGGTCCGATATTGGGAGTAGGGTATATCGCCCTTTTCACACTTGTATTTGTTAAAGTCGGTGCAGCGTCCATCTTCCGTGGCCTTGCGTATACAGGACAAATGGCGCTTACAAACTATCTTCTCCAGTCTGTAGTGATGACCACAATTTTTTACGGATACGGCTTTGGATTATTTGCATCGCTCGGAACATTGGCGGGGATTATGCTCGCTGTTGCCTTCTTCGCTGTGCAGATGCTGTTGAGCAAATGGTGGCTTGGAAGGTTCCGGTTTGGTCCAGTCGAATGGCTCTGGAGGTCAGGAACATATTTGAGGAAACAGCCTATTAAGAAATAG
- a CDS encoding DUF948 domain-containing protein, with protein MDWLGIGVFILALGFAVLVFFLIPVLKKLESTLGSTAETIDKTQKSLEDITNETTLILYNTNETLLDINNKMTKLDPLFQIVHDTGESAHHLTSTMAKVTMDKSERAKLGTEVLDANNLRGILRGAAFIYYLKQAKKEADKKKQTTEGATLTDVNMH; from the coding sequence ATGGATTGGCTCGGTATTGGCGTTTTCATACTCGCATTAGGTTTTGCAGTACTCGTTTTCTTTCTCATTCCCGTACTTAAAAAACTGGAATCAACATTAGGGTCTACCGCAGAAACAATTGATAAAACACAAAAGAGCCTGGAGGATATCACCAACGAAACAACACTTATCCTCTACAACACTAACGAAACATTGCTTGATATCAACAACAAGATGACCAAACTGGATCCTTTATTCCAGATTGTCCATGATACCGGCGAGTCTGCGCATCATCTGACAAGCACCATGGCGAAAGTAACTATGGATAAGTCAGAACGGGCGAAGCTGGGAACCGAAGTACTCGATGCAAACAACTTACGGGGAATTCTCCGGGGCGCTGCTTTCATCTATTATTTGAAGCAGGCGAAAAAGGAAGCAGACAAAAAGAAGCAGACAACAGAAGGCGCAACATTAACAGATGTGAATATGCATTAA
- a CDS encoding YecA family protein — MAKINRNEPCPCGSGKKYKKCCLHNNEASPLSFTEEDRKTFQKLLPSLFDYSKKFDDKLQPLYQRYTASFEDIREQDAKAFSQIIFHWLIFNAPVLNNSETILSSFIEENRESSSPALQKLLDRWKEIKPSLLIVTKEDNNTIQLKDSLDPAAIIPEKTAALADLSDGDLLIGYIYPTPDGSVLGTDALLVPASMKSAFYQEYDRLTDFFNQNGKPEKEFFVDCFPAFISLISWFLSPENDNKADAEAGEKQAEVINVLFNQIDLMAYPYSLLLRAEKMWNSYYGEKNPRIQKPAVFAASLEYWMSKQPGQWTNPKQKELAEKYGVSPATISAKYKDFTSSLTEEPPVRVPRG, encoded by the coding sequence ATGGCTAAAATAAACAGAAATGAACCGTGCCCATGCGGCAGCGGCAAAAAATATAAGAAATGCTGCTTACATAATAATGAAGCCAGTCCGCTGAGCTTCACGGAGGAGGACAGGAAAACTTTCCAGAAGCTTCTTCCATCCTTATTTGATTACAGCAAGAAATTTGATGACAAGCTGCAGCCGCTCTACCAGCGCTATACTGCTTCGTTTGAAGATATCAGAGAACAGGATGCTAAAGCGTTCTCCCAGATTATTTTTCACTGGCTTATTTTTAATGCGCCAGTGCTCAACAACTCAGAAACGATTCTCTCTTCTTTTATCGAAGAGAACCGGGAATCCAGTTCTCCAGCTCTTCAGAAATTACTGGACCGCTGGAAAGAGATCAAACCATCATTGCTCATTGTCACAAAGGAAGATAATAACACAATTCAGCTGAAGGACAGTCTTGATCCGGCGGCAATCATTCCTGAGAAAACAGCGGCTTTAGCTGACTTATCAGATGGGGACCTTCTTATCGGATATATTTATCCTACCCCGGATGGCTCTGTATTAGGCACAGATGCCCTGCTCGTTCCTGCCAGCATGAAAAGTGCTTTTTACCAGGAATATGACCGGCTGACTGACTTCTTTAACCAGAACGGGAAGCCGGAAAAAGAATTCTTTGTTGACTGCTTCCCTGCCTTTATTTCGCTAATATCATGGTTCCTCTCCCCAGAGAATGATAATAAAGCTGATGCTGAAGCGGGAGAAAAACAAGCAGAAGTAATTAATGTTCTGTTTAACCAGATTGATCTCATGGCATATCCATACAGTTTGCTGCTGAGGGCTGAAAAAATGTGGAACAGTTACTATGGGGAGAAAAATCCGAGAATCCAGAAACCTGCTGTTTTTGCAGCTTCTCTTGAATACTGGATGTCCAAACAGCCAGGCCAGTGGACAAACCCTAAACAGAAAGAACTGGCGGAAAAATACGGGGTTTCTCCGGCCACTATATCTGCAAAATACAAGGATTTCACAAGCAGTTTAACCGAAGAACCTCCCGTGAGAGTACCACGAGGATAA